From one Rhizobium sp. CIAT894 genomic stretch:
- a CDS encoding 50S ribosomal protein L11 methyltransferase produces MKRSGPPRPDPAAFIQAYLPISPVPAIPEILLHTAGPASGLWRLAGRGEADPAPYWAYPWAGGAVLARHLLDRPGVVAGRRVVDLGAGSGLVAIAAAKAGAAAVTAVDVDANAIAAIGLNAAVNGVNIVAVAADIIEALPPEETDLLVVGDLFYDSALALRVMAFLKRCQASGIEVLIGDPHRAYLPQGALQRIATHAVADFGAGSSDGAVQAGVFSLS; encoded by the coding sequence ATGAAACGCTCCGGCCCGCCGCGTCCCGATCCGGCCGCCTTCATCCAGGCCTATCTGCCGATTTCACCCGTTCCCGCCATTCCCGAAATCCTCCTCCATACCGCGGGCCCTGCGAGCGGGCTCTGGCGGCTTGCCGGCCGCGGAGAAGCCGATCCGGCGCCTTACTGGGCCTATCCTTGGGCCGGCGGCGCCGTGCTTGCCCGCCATCTGCTCGATCGGCCGGGAGTGGTCGCCGGCCGCCGCGTCGTCGATCTCGGCGCCGGCTCCGGGCTCGTCGCCATTGCGGCGGCCAAGGCCGGAGCTGCCGCGGTGACGGCGGTCGATGTCGATGCCAACGCCATTGCCGCAATCGGTCTCAACGCGGCGGTGAACGGCGTGAACATCGTCGCCGTCGCCGCCGATATCATCGAGGCGCTGCCGCCAGAGGAGACTGATCTCCTCGTTGTCGGCGACCTGTTTTACGATTCCGCGCTTGCCTTGCGGGTGATGGCTTTCCTCAAGCGTTGCCAGGCCTCCGGCATCGAGGTGCTGATCGGCGATCCCCATCGCGCCTACCTGCCCCAGGGCGCACTTCAGCGAATCGCGACGCATGCGGTTGCGGATTTCGGCGCGGGGTCCAGCGACGGGGCAGTGCAGGCGGGCGTTTTTTCCCTTTCCTGA
- a CDS encoding DEAD/DEAH box helicase: protein MTEFNGVVPAIAKALQKRGYAELTPVQKSMLDPALAASDALVSAQTGSGKTVAFGLALAPTLLEGRERFGNAGAPLALVIAPTRELALQVKRELEWLYEMTGAVIASCVGGMDIRSERRSLERGAHIVVGTPGRLCDHIRRRALDMSELKAAVLDEADEMLDLGFREDLEFILDSAPDERRTLMFSATVPAAIAKLAKSYQRDAVRISTAAEEKQHVDIEYRALVVAPSDRENAIINVLRYYEATNAIVFCSTRAAVNHLTSRFNNRNFSVVALSGELTQNERSHALQAMRDGRARVCIATDVAARGIDLPGLDLVIHADLPTNPETLLHRSGRTGRAGRKGISAMIVPLNARRKAERLLDNAGISAAWARPPSAEEVNERDDERLLADPIFSEAPQEEEQGLVQQLLSSHGAEKLAAAFLRLYRTNHSAPEDLIEVTVQDGGSRKRRDNAEPYEPAQKGPREDFGASVWFSVSVGRKQNAEPRWLIPMLCRNGNVTKREIGAIKMQPEETFVEIAAASAESFLAAIGPNKALERGIRVTKLSGTPDFSRAPSPKSYAGKSSRDERPDDASRGERPKNKFGKGSGGGYAAADNSGQQRQDSKPWSKKPGKPGFDGPKSDKPKFDKPKYDKPKFEGGKSEGSKYEGKGGAGPKNKFSKKKPG from the coding sequence ATGACAGAATTCAACGGCGTCGTTCCGGCGATCGCCAAGGCGTTGCAGAAGCGCGGTTACGCCGAACTCACCCCGGTGCAGAAATCGATGCTCGATCCGGCGCTTGCCGCTTCCGACGCGCTGGTCTCGGCCCAGACCGGCTCCGGCAAGACCGTCGCCTTCGGCCTGGCGCTGGCGCCGACGCTACTTGAGGGCCGCGAACGCTTCGGCAATGCAGGCGCCCCGCTCGCCCTCGTCATCGCTCCGACCCGCGAACTTGCCCTGCAGGTGAAACGTGAACTCGAATGGCTCTATGAGATGACGGGGGCGGTGATCGCCAGTTGCGTCGGCGGCATGGATATCCGCAGCGAGCGCCGTTCGCTCGAACGCGGCGCCCATATCGTCGTCGGCACGCCCGGCCGGCTCTGCGACCATATCCGCCGCAGGGCGCTCGACATGTCGGAACTGAAGGCGGCCGTGCTCGACGAGGCCGACGAAATGCTCGACCTCGGTTTCCGCGAGGATCTCGAATTCATTCTCGATTCGGCGCCGGATGAGCGTCGGACGCTGATGTTTTCGGCCACCGTCCCGGCGGCGATCGCCAAGCTTGCCAAGAGCTACCAGCGCGATGCCGTGCGCATCAGCACCGCGGCCGAGGAAAAGCAGCATGTCGATATCGAATATCGCGCGCTTGTCGTGGCTCCGAGCGACCGCGAGAACGCGATCATCAACGTGCTGCGCTATTACGAGGCGACCAACGCCATCGTCTTCTGTTCGACGCGCGCCGCCGTCAATCATCTCACGTCGCGGTTCAACAACCGCAATTTCTCCGTCGTGGCGCTCTCCGGCGAACTGACGCAGAACGAACGCAGCCATGCGCTGCAAGCCATGCGCGACGGGCGCGCCCGCGTCTGCATCGCGACAGACGTCGCCGCCCGCGGCATCGACCTGCCGGGCCTCGATCTCGTCATCCACGCCGACTTGCCGACCAATCCGGAAACGCTGCTGCACCGCAGCGGCCGCACCGGCCGGGCCGGGCGCAAGGGCATCAGCGCCATGATCGTGCCGCTGAACGCGCGGCGCAAGGCAGAGCGTCTGCTCGACAATGCCGGTATTTCGGCAGCCTGGGCGCGGCCGCCGTCGGCCGAGGAAGTGAACGAGCGCGACGACGAACGGCTGCTCGCCGATCCGATCTTCAGCGAAGCGCCGCAAGAGGAAGAACAGGGGCTGGTGCAGCAGCTGCTTTCCAGCCACGGCGCCGAAAAGCTCGCCGCCGCCTTCCTGCGCCTTTACCGTACCAACCATTCGGCGCCGGAGGATCTGATCGAGGTCACCGTGCAGGACGGGGGCAGCCGCAAGCGCCGCGACAATGCCGAGCCTTACGAGCCGGCGCAGAAGGGACCGCGCGAGGATTTCGGCGCCAGCGTCTGGTTCTCCGTCTCGGTCGGTCGCAAGCAGAATGCCGAGCCGCGCTGGCTGATCCCGATGCTCTGCCGCAACGGCAATGTCACCAAGCGTGAGATCGGCGCGATCAAGATGCAGCCCGAGGAAACCTTTGTGGAGATCGCGGCGGCGAGTGCCGAAAGCTTCCTGGCGGCGATCGGGCCGAACAAGGCGCTCGAACGCGGCATTCGCGTGACCAAGCTCTCCGGCACGCCGGATTTCAGCCGCGCCCCGTCGCCGAAATCTTATGCCGGCAAGTCGTCGCGTGACGAGCGGCCGGACGACGCCTCCCGTGGCGAACGTCCGAAGAACAAGTTCGGCAAAGGTTCGGGCGGCGGATATGCTGCAGCCGACAATAGCGGCCAGCAAAGGCAGGATAGCAAGCCCTGGAGCAAGAAACCCGGCAAGCCCGGATTCGATGGTCCGAAATCAGATAAGCCGAAGTTCGACAAGCCTAAATACGACAAGCCAAAATTCGAAGGCGGGAAATCCGAAGGCTCGAAATACGAGGGCAAGGGCGGCGCCGGGCCAAAGAACAAGTTCTCGAAGAAGAAACCCGGCTGA
- a CDS encoding adenylate/guanylate cyclase domain-containing protein gives MNHRLQTVIALLLAGLWATALGYVNLNGGSGLLDRMEASLADIRSAVIGAKTPPPVVSIVAIDDRTAAAHGYPLDRATLARLVGAITALKPKALALDILLVDPGPEQGDAALATALAQGPSVIAAAATFAQSRQQVTDAADDPLAAIPEASQLLLPLPRFAKAAAVGIVNVATDETGTPRFIPLISRAADRLDPAFPLRAASVALGIDPTIEPGAIMLGKLRIPTDIGQRLPVTFYGGHGSIATSSAADALDGKLAADAVADRIVVIGSTVTGGGDVFPTPFDPVMPGVEVMSTAITHLVAGDGMVRDHGTRLIDAGIAIGLTLVLVCLIAWRRSAAGYVIIVLTLVVWAMLNLSAFAHGYWLSAALPIAAALPPVLILGAAELWLDRGRARHFAEQSALLQRIEAPGLGEWLARDPNFLAEPVRQNAAVIFIDLSGFTGLSETLGPVRVSEVLSGFFEIIDEEARTHGGAITSFMGDGAMILFGLPEPAEDDAARAAACAVSLCERTRAWLGAHAGFAQKKIGFKVGAHCGPIVASRLGTGDRQQITAAGDTINVGSRLMEVAARHGVELALSAEIVRAAGPDGVLAQSGRMEGPLETTLRGRASHIDAWLWRSRTL, from the coding sequence ATGAACCATCGCCTGCAGACCGTGATCGCGCTGCTGCTCGCCGGTCTTTGGGCGACAGCACTCGGCTACGTCAACCTCAATGGCGGAAGCGGCCTACTCGATCGGATGGAGGCTTCGCTTGCCGATATTCGCAGCGCCGTCATCGGAGCAAAGACACCGCCGCCGGTCGTGTCGATCGTCGCCATCGACGACCGCACCGCGGCCGCCCACGGCTATCCGCTGGATCGGGCAACCCTTGCGCGGCTGGTCGGCGCGATCACCGCGTTGAAGCCGAAGGCCCTGGCGCTCGATATTCTGCTGGTCGATCCGGGGCCGGAGCAGGGCGATGCGGCGCTGGCAACCGCCCTTGCCCAGGGGCCGAGCGTGATTGCCGCGGCCGCCACCTTCGCGCAAAGCCGTCAGCAGGTCACCGATGCGGCGGACGATCCGCTTGCCGCCATTCCCGAGGCGAGCCAGCTTCTCCTGCCGCTTCCCCGCTTTGCCAAGGCGGCTGCGGTCGGCATCGTCAATGTCGCGACCGATGAGACCGGCACACCACGCTTCATTCCGCTGATTTCGCGGGCGGCAGACCGGCTGGATCCGGCTTTTCCGCTGCGGGCTGCTTCGGTGGCGCTCGGTATCGACCCGACAATCGAACCCGGCGCCATCATGCTAGGCAAGCTGCGCATTCCCACCGATATCGGCCAGCGGCTGCCGGTGACCTTCTATGGCGGGCACGGCAGCATCGCCACGTCAAGCGCTGCCGATGCGCTTGACGGCAAGCTGGCGGCTGATGCGGTCGCCGACCGCATCGTCGTCATCGGTTCGACGGTCACCGGCGGCGGCGACGTTTTCCCGACGCCGTTCGACCCCGTCATGCCCGGTGTCGAGGTGATGTCGACGGCGATCACCCATCTGGTCGCCGGCGACGGCATGGTGCGCGACCACGGAACCAGGCTGATCGATGCCGGTATTGCCATCGGTCTGACGCTTGTGCTGGTTTGCCTGATCGCCTGGCGCCGGAGTGCGGCAGGCTATGTCATCATCGTGCTGACGCTGGTCGTTTGGGCGATGCTCAATCTGTCGGCCTTCGCGCATGGCTACTGGCTGAGTGCGGCGCTGCCGATCGCCGCCGCGCTGCCGCCGGTGCTGATCCTCGGCGCGGCCGAACTCTGGCTCGACCGTGGCCGCGCCCGCCATTTCGCCGAGCAGAGCGCGCTGCTGCAGCGCATCGAGGCGCCCGGCCTTGGCGAGTGGCTGGCGCGCGATCCGAATTTCCTGGCCGAGCCCGTGCGCCAGAACGCCGCCGTCATCTTCATCGATCTCTCGGGCTTCACAGGCCTCAGCGAAACGCTTGGGCCGGTCAGGGTGAGCGAAGTGCTGAGCGGCTTCTTCGAAATAATCGACGAGGAGGCGCGTACCCATGGCGGCGCCATCACCAGCTTCATGGGCGACGGGGCGATGATCCTGTTCGGCCTGCCGGAGCCCGCCGAGGACGATGCCGCCCGGGCCGCCGCCTGCGCGGTCAGCCTTTGCGAGCGCACCCGGGCCTGGCTTGGCGCCCATGCCGGCTTTGCCCAAAAGAAGATCGGCTTCAAGGTCGGCGCCCATTGCGGGCCGATCGTCGCCTCGCGTCTCGGCACCGGCGACCGGCAGCAGATCACCGCCGCGGGCGACACCATCAATGTCGGCAGCCGGCTGATGGAGGTCGCCGCCCGCCACGGCGTCGAGCTGGCGCTGAGCGCCGAAATCGTCCGCGCCGCAGGCCCTGACGGCGTGCTTGCGCAGTCCGGCCGGATGGAGGGTCCGCTGGAAACCACGCTGCGCGGCCGCGCAAGCCATATCGACGCCTGGCTGTGGCGCAGCCGCACGCTTTGA
- a CDS encoding FecR family protein, with the protein MNITLRCLFAGILAVGMFPEGAAFAQSAGCTMSREAGGRQVFTCPGGVKVTAEAGASFRLADRNGDGSPDSASLRRKAILVDVDSSQHAGGFQVVTPQAIAAVRGTQWAVDVAGGKTSVLVVRGSVAVRRPAGDQVVLSPGEGVDISGGTEPLVVRRWPAPRVAALLARLGQ; encoded by the coding sequence ATGAATATCACGCTTCGCTGCCTGTTTGCCGGCATACTCGCGGTCGGCATGTTTCCGGAAGGGGCGGCCTTTGCGCAGTCTGCCGGCTGCACGATGTCGCGCGAGGCCGGCGGCCGCCAGGTGTTCACTTGTCCGGGCGGCGTCAAGGTGACGGCGGAGGCCGGTGCCTCCTTCCGCCTTGCCGACCGCAATGGTGACGGCAGCCCCGATTCGGCATCGCTGCGGCGCAAGGCCATCCTCGTCGATGTCGACAGCAGCCAGCATGCGGGCGGCTTCCAGGTGGTGACGCCGCAGGCGATCGCCGCTGTGCGCGGCACGCAATGGGCGGTCGACGTCGCCGGCGGCAAAACCTCGGTACTGGTCGTCAGAGGCAGCGTCGCGGTGCGCCGGCCGGCCGGCGACCAAGTGGTGCTGTCGCCGGGCGAGGGCGTCGACATCTCGGGCGGAACGGAGCCGCTTGTCGTGCGTCGCTGGCCGGCGCCGCGCGTTGCCGCTCTTCTTGCCCGTCTCGGCCAATAA
- a CDS encoding citrate synthase — MPWLTAEEALQALKTKPQTLYANVSRGRIRAKPDPADPRRSLYQSADVQRLAERHAGRRKTETVAAEAIRWGDPVLSSAVSTIIDGRLFYRGRDAADFAEAATLEQTAALLWNGAEALSFKAEAGHAAPSLQAAFVALAGRVTSDLPSLGRSQAALRREAQAVLSTVGDALAPGPSEQPLHLRLAASWQRPDAADCLRRALVLLADHELNASAFAARVTASAGAALSAAVLSGLATLTGPLHGAAWQGVDALIERASALGAEQAIRRSLVQGNHLSAFGHPLYPDGDIRAQALLSHFRLPLQFAELREAGEEMVGEKVNVDFALAAMAVAFDLPREAPIIVFSLARSAGWLAHAMEQIGSGELIRPRARYLGPAPERRSAP; from the coding sequence ATGCCGTGGCTGACTGCCGAGGAAGCGCTGCAGGCGCTGAAGACCAAGCCGCAGACGCTCTACGCCAATGTCAGCCGCGGACGCATCCGCGCCAAGCCGGACCCCGCCGACCCGCGCCGCAGCCTCTACCAGTCTGCCGACGTGCAGCGGCTGGCCGAACGCCATGCCGGCCGGCGCAAGACGGAAACCGTTGCCGCCGAGGCCATCCGCTGGGGCGATCCGGTTCTCTCTTCGGCAGTCTCCACCATCATTGATGGACGGCTTTTCTATCGCGGACGAGACGCCGCCGATTTCGCCGAGGCGGCGACGCTGGAGCAGACGGCGGCACTGCTCTGGAATGGTGCCGAAGCACTGTCCTTCAAGGCTGAGGCCGGGCATGCCGCTCCGTCGCTTCAGGCGGCGTTCGTTGCGCTTGCCGGGCGGGTGACATCGGATCTGCCGTCGCTCGGCCGCTCGCAGGCGGCCCTTCGCCGCGAGGCGCAAGCGGTCCTTTCCACTGTCGGCGACGCGCTGGCGCCTGGGCCTTCGGAACAGCCGCTGCATCTCAGGCTTGCCGCAAGCTGGCAGCGGCCGGATGCCGCCGATTGCCTGCGCCGGGCGCTGGTGCTGCTTGCCGATCACGAACTCAACGCCTCGGCCTTTGCGGCGCGGGTGACGGCATCGGCGGGTGCTGCCCTTTCGGCCGCCGTGCTGTCCGGTCTGGCAACGCTGACAGGGCCGCTGCATGGCGCTGCCTGGCAGGGCGTCGATGCGCTGATCGAGAGGGCTTCAGCGCTCGGGGCCGAGCAGGCGATCCGCCGCTCGCTCGTCCAGGGCAATCACCTCTCAGCCTTCGGCCATCCGCTCTATCCCGATGGCGATATCAGGGCTCAGGCGCTGCTTTCGCACTTTCGCCTGCCGCTGCAATTTGCCGAACTCCGGGAGGCGGGCGAAGAGATGGTCGGCGAAAAGGTCAACGTGGATTTCGCGCTTGCCGCAATGGCGGTCGCCTTCGATCTGCCGCGGGAGGCGCCGATCATTGTTTTTTCGCTAGCCCGTTCCGCCGGCTGGCTGGCACATGCGATGGAGCAGATCGGGAGCGGAGAGTTGATCCGGCCGCGGGCGCGTTATCTCGGGCCGGCGCCCGAAAGAAGGAGCGCCCCTTAG
- a CDS encoding citrate synthase/methylcitrate synthase: protein MKNGLEDVIAAETQLSDVDGEAGRLIIRGVSLDHLVADCSYEGVAALLLDGLMERSFGEAELRDWLAKVRTQVFDHIEAADTALLALPPVDALRALIARLPDGDDFDTALNLLAAPAVFLPAILRLQRGEGPIAPDASLPQAADILRMLTGKLPTREQAAALDAYLVTISDHGLNASTFASRVIASTQAGLTSSVLAAISALKGPLHGGAPGPVLDMLDAIGTAENAGPWLGEALDRGERLMGFGHRIYRVRDPRADALKGALKPLIASGQVDGARGALAEAVEAAALAILKLRKPDRPLDVNVEFYTALLLETLGFPRQAFTGVFAIGRTVGWLAHAREQALDGRLIRPRSVYIGPLPAAA from the coding sequence ATGAAAAATGGCTTGGAAGACGTCATTGCCGCCGAAACGCAGCTCTCGGATGTCGATGGCGAAGCGGGACGATTGATCATCCGCGGCGTATCGCTCGATCATCTCGTCGCAGACTGCAGCTATGAAGGTGTCGCAGCATTGCTGCTCGACGGGCTGATGGAACGAAGCTTCGGCGAAGCGGAGTTGCGCGACTGGCTGGCGAAAGTCCGAACGCAGGTGTTCGACCATATCGAGGCTGCCGACACCGCCCTGCTGGCCCTGCCTCCCGTCGATGCGCTGCGGGCGCTGATTGCCCGGCTGCCCGACGGCGACGATTTCGACACCGCGCTCAACCTGCTGGCCGCGCCCGCAGTGTTCCTGCCGGCGATTCTCAGGCTGCAGCGCGGTGAAGGGCCGATCGCGCCCGACGCCTCGCTGCCGCAAGCCGCCGACATCCTGCGCATGCTCACAGGAAAATTGCCGACCCGGGAGCAGGCGGCCGCACTCGACGCCTATCTCGTGACGATCTCCGATCACGGCCTCAACGCCTCGACCTTCGCATCGCGCGTCATCGCCTCGACGCAGGCCGGCCTCACCTCCTCGGTCCTGGCGGCGATCAGCGCACTGAAGGGACCGCTGCATGGCGGTGCGCCCGGTCCGGTGCTCGACATGCTGGATGCGATCGGAACCGCGGAGAATGCCGGGCCGTGGCTCGGCGAAGCGCTCGATCGCGGCGAAAGGCTGATGGGTTTCGGCCACCGTATCTACCGGGTCCGTGATCCCCGCGCCGATGCGCTGAAAGGCGCACTGAAGCCGCTAATCGCGTCAGGACAGGTGGACGGCGCCCGCGGCGCACTCGCCGAAGCCGTGGAGGCCGCCGCCCTGGCGATCCTCAAGCTGCGCAAGCCGGACCGGCCGCTCGACGTCAATGTCGAATTTTATACGGCGCTGCTGCTGGAAACGCTCGGCTTCCCACGCCAGGCCTTCACCGGCGTCTTTGCGATCGGCCGCACCGTCGGATGGCTGGCGCATGCCCGCGAACAGGCGCTCGACGGCCGGCTGATTCGCCCGCGCTCGGTCTATATCGGCCCGCTGCCGGCCGCGGCCTGA
- a CDS encoding formylglycine-generating enzyme family protein, with product MVWIPGGEFLMGSDRAYPEEAPAHRVRVDGFWMDRFTVTNLDFGRFVSATGYVTLAEKPADPANYPGAKPEMLAPSSIMFKKPSAPVDMRDHYNWWVYVRGANWRHPRGSASSIRKLGDHPVVHVAYDDVAAYAKWAGKQLPSEAEWEFAARGGLDGAEYVWGDEFNPGGKHMANTWQGDFPYRNSLADGFEYTAPVGSFPANGYGLYDMAGNVWQWTTDWYQDHGRIESPCCTAANPRGGEREGSYDQLQPNVRIPRKVTKGGSHLCAPNYCRRYRPAARMAQAIDTSISHLGFRCIVRPESRE from the coding sequence ATGGTATGGATTCCTGGCGGAGAGTTTCTGATGGGCTCGGACAGGGCCTATCCGGAGGAGGCGCCGGCGCACCGGGTGCGAGTCGACGGCTTCTGGATGGATCGCTTCACCGTCACGAACCTTGACTTCGGGCGCTTCGTTTCGGCGACAGGCTACGTGACGCTCGCCGAGAAACCGGCCGACCCAGCGAACTATCCGGGCGCCAAGCCGGAGATGCTGGCGCCTTCTTCGATCATGTTCAAGAAGCCTTCGGCGCCCGTCGATATGCGCGACCACTACAACTGGTGGGTCTATGTCCGCGGCGCCAACTGGCGCCATCCACGTGGTTCGGCGAGTTCCATCAGGAAGCTTGGCGACCACCCCGTCGTGCACGTGGCCTATGACGATGTCGCAGCTTATGCCAAATGGGCAGGCAAGCAGCTGCCGAGCGAAGCGGAATGGGAGTTTGCCGCTCGGGGCGGCCTTGACGGCGCCGAATACGTCTGGGGCGACGAGTTCAATCCAGGAGGCAAGCACATGGCCAATACCTGGCAAGGAGACTTCCCGTACCGGAACAGCTTGGCAGACGGTTTCGAATATACCGCGCCGGTCGGCTCGTTCCCGGCCAACGGCTATGGACTGTACGACATGGCAGGCAATGTCTGGCAATGGACGACCGACTGGTACCAGGATCACGGCCGGATCGAGAGCCCCTGCTGCACCGCAGCCAATCCGCGCGGTGGCGAGCGCGAGGGGAGCTACGACCAGCTCCAACCGAACGTAAGGATTCCGCGCAAGGTCACCAAGGGCGGTTCGCATCTTTGCGCGCCCAACTACTGCCGACGTTACCGGCCCGCGGCACGGATGGCGCAAGCCATCGATACCTCTATCTCGCATCTTGGATTTCGCTGCATCGTGCGGCCGGAGAGCCGAGAGTGA
- a CDS encoding HAD family hydrolase, whose translation MASPAAAQTDPLPSWNDGASKQAILDFVAGVTAEGGPDYVVPAERIAVFDNDGTLWAEQPFYFQVLFAIDRAKALAPQHPEWKDKEPFASLLKGDVKSALAGGEHAIVELVAATHSDMTTEEFNSIVKDWLARARHPKAQRQYTEMTYQPMLELLAFLRSSGFKTFIVTGGGIEFVRAFAEDTYGVPPEQVVGSAGKTKFETRDGRPVLMKEPGVDFIGDKAGKPVGIQSHIGRRPIAAFGNSDGDLQMLQWTCTGAGLRFCLYVHHTDGEREWAYDRQSSIGRLDEGLDQAAANGWTVVDMKKDWKKVFGFEK comes from the coding sequence TTGGCGTCTCCGGCAGCGGCGCAGACCGATCCGCTGCCATCATGGAACGACGGCGCATCGAAGCAGGCGATCCTCGATTTCGTTGCAGGGGTAACGGCAGAAGGTGGGCCAGACTATGTCGTGCCCGCAGAGCGCATCGCGGTGTTCGACAATGACGGCACCCTTTGGGCTGAACAGCCGTTCTATTTCCAGGTTTTGTTCGCCATTGACCGCGCGAAGGCGCTCGCACCGCAGCATCCGGAGTGGAAAGACAAGGAGCCCTTTGCCTCGCTTCTGAAGGGGGATGTCAAGAGTGCCCTCGCAGGTGGTGAGCATGCGATTGTCGAATTGGTTGCGGCAACGCATTCAGATATGACCACGGAAGAGTTCAACAGCATCGTGAAGGATTGGCTTGCTAGAGCGCGGCACCCGAAAGCCCAGCGTCAATATACCGAAATGACCTATCAGCCGATGCTGGAACTGCTCGCGTTCCTGCGATCGAGTGGCTTCAAGACCTTCATCGTCACGGGCGGCGGGATCGAATTTGTCCGCGCCTTTGCGGAGGACACGTATGGAGTCCCGCCTGAGCAAGTTGTCGGCAGCGCCGGCAAGACCAAATTCGAGACCCGTGACGGCAGACCGGTGCTGATGAAGGAGCCGGGGGTCGATTTTATCGGCGACAAGGCCGGCAAGCCCGTCGGCATCCAGAGCCATATCGGCCGCCGACCGATCGCTGCCTTCGGCAACTCGGACGGCGACCTCCAGATGCTGCAATGGACCTGCACAGGGGCCGGCCTCCGCTTCTGTCTTTATGTTCACCACACCGACGGCGAGCGTGAATGGGCCTATGATCGCCAGTCAAGCATTGGTCGGCTTGACGAAGGGCTGGACCAGGCCGCCGCCAATGGCTGGACGGTCGTCGATATGAAGAAGGATTGGAAAAAGGTATTCGGTTTTGAAAAATGA
- a CDS encoding arylsulfatase — translation MSKEVPAGITGRKHQTQPGLRRRDLLLSGVSLLGASALSSSVLCSLSTPAKAQTATRPPNILILWGDDIGYWNISAYNQGMMGYKTPNIDRVANEGGLFTDYYGQQSCTAGRAAFITGQSPYRTGLLKVGLPGAKEGMQAEDPSLADLLKPLGYMTGQFGKNHLGDLDEHLPTAHGFDEFFGSLYHLNAEDEPENPDYPKDPAFREKFGPRGVLHSYADGRIENTGPLTRKRMETIDQEVTDAAIGFLKRAKEQDKPFFLWWNSTRMHIWTRLKAESQGKTGLGIYPDGMVEHDALVGEMLKALDDLGLSENTIVMYSTDNGAEKFTWPDGGQSPFRGEKNTNWEGGYRVPAMVRWPGVIQPGTVYNDIVAHEDWIPTLLAAAGEPEIKEKLLKGYTAGAKTFKVHLDGYNITDYLSGKGEDLRKEFIYFVDDGSLVGLRYQQWKIVFAEQREEGLNVWQEPFVPLRLPKLFNLRSDPFETADHEGMDYERWRVEHLFVVVPAQAYVAKFLETFKEYPPRQKPGSFSIDQVMEHMQSAAAGGGN, via the coding sequence ATGAGCAAGGAAGTTCCAGCAGGTATCACAGGACGGAAACATCAAACTCAACCGGGGTTGAGGCGTCGCGATCTGTTGCTGAGCGGTGTCTCGCTGCTTGGCGCTTCAGCACTATCTTCGAGTGTGCTGTGCAGTCTGAGTACGCCGGCAAAGGCCCAGACCGCAACCAGACCGCCGAACATCCTGATCCTGTGGGGTGACGACATCGGCTATTGGAACATCAGCGCCTACAACCAGGGTATGATGGGCTACAAGACGCCGAATATCGACAGGGTCGCGAACGAGGGTGGGCTCTTCACCGATTATTATGGTCAACAGAGCTGCACCGCGGGAAGGGCGGCGTTCATCACCGGTCAGTCGCCATACCGCACGGGATTGTTGAAGGTCGGCCTGCCGGGGGCCAAGGAGGGAATGCAGGCGGAAGATCCGTCACTCGCCGATCTGCTCAAGCCGCTCGGCTACATGACCGGACAGTTCGGCAAGAACCATCTCGGCGACCTCGATGAACATCTCCCGACCGCCCACGGCTTTGACGAGTTCTTCGGCTCCCTCTACCACCTCAATGCGGAGGACGAACCTGAGAATCCGGACTATCCCAAAGACCCGGCCTTCCGGGAAAAATTCGGCCCACGGGGAGTTCTCCACTCCTATGCGGATGGCCGCATCGAGAATACCGGCCCGCTCACCAGAAAGCGCATGGAGACGATCGACCAGGAGGTCACCGATGCCGCGATTGGTTTCCTGAAGCGCGCCAAGGAACAGGACAAGCCGTTCTTCCTGTGGTGGAACTCGACCCGGATGCATATCTGGACGCGGCTCAAGGCCGAGAGCCAGGGCAAGACCGGCCTTGGGATATATCCAGACGGGATGGTCGAGCACGACGCCCTGGTTGGTGAGATGCTCAAGGCGCTTGATGATCTCGGCCTGTCGGAAAACACGATCGTCATGTACTCGACCGACAACGGCGCCGAGAAGTTCACATGGCCGGATGGTGGCCAATCACCGTTCCGCGGGGAAAAGAACACCAATTGGGAAGGCGGCTACCGCGTTCCAGCCATGGTGCGCTGGCCGGGGGTGATCCAGCCCGGGACTGTCTATAATGACATCGTGGCGCATGAAGATTGGATACCCACTCTTCTGGCCGCGGCCGGCGAACCGGAGATCAAGGAGAAGCTCCTCAAGGGTTACACGGCCGGCGCCAAGACCTTCAAAGTGCACCTCGACGGCTACAACATTACCGACTACCTCTCCGGGAAAGGAGAGGACCTGCGCAAGGAATTCATCTATTTCGTTGACGATGGTTCGCTTGTTGGCCTTCGTTATCAGCAGTGGAAGATCGTTTTCGCCGAACAACGCGAAGAGGGCCTCAATGTCTGGCAAGAGCCTTTTGTGCCGCTGCGCCTTCCCAAGCTCTTCAATCTTCGCTCCGATCCATTCGAGACGGCCGACCATGAGGGCATGGATTATGAACGCTGGCGTGTGGAGCACCTGTTTGTCGTGGTGCCGGCGCAGGCCTATGTCGCCAAGTTCTTGGAAACGTTCAAGGAGTACCCCCCCAGACAGAAGCCGGGAAGTTTCTCGATCGACCAGGTGATGGAACATATGCAGAGCGCAGCGGCGGGGGGCGGCAACTAA